Below is a window of Paenibacillus bovis DNA.
CTGAACGAACTGCGCCAGTTGGGATTATCATTGTCTATCGACGATTTTGGTACTGGCTATTCTTCACTCTCCTATCTGGAGAATCTACCGATTAACAAATTAAAAATCGCCCGTGAATTCACCAGCAAAATCGGCAGCAGTCAGGCCAATCAGATGATTATCAGCACGATCGTCAATCTGGCACGCAATCTGAATATGGATGTCATCGCCGAAGGCGTCGAGAGTGAGCATCAAGTCAATATGCTCAAAGGAATCCATTGCAATGAAATGCAGGGTTATCTGTTCAGCAAACCGATTTCTTCTGAGGATCTGGAGCAGCTGCTGCTCTCCTATCCATCACCATCTGCCCATTCCCGTCGCTCGAATCGCATCTCTTCTCCACGTTCACCCAAAGGAGACCGTTAGATTCGAAAAGGCTACGAATCCCGAGCGTTGGTCATCGTCCCACAGGGTAAATGGTATAGAATCCCAATCTCTGAATAGATGAGGTGATCCTGATGCATAATTCCCATTCTTCTTCCGATTCCGCTTCGGAACTATCCCGCTCCGACAGGTTGGAATCGAGAGATCTGGACGTGCAGGCTGTCGATGAAATCGAGAAATTAACCGGGCGGCATCCCGGCTACCGACGTGCTCATGCCAAAGGAACCTGTTACCAGGCCACTTTCCAGCCTAGCGGTGACGCGGCTCCCTGGACGACAGCGCCGCATCTGCAAGGGCCGCAGGTCGAAGCACTGGTACGCTTTTCCGAGAGTTCCACCGATCCGGCACTTGCCGATCTGCTGTCTCCTGCCAAAGGCATGGCTGTGCAATTTCGCCTGCCGGAAGGTCAGGTCAGCAATCTGGTTGCGGTGACCGTGCCTGTATTTTTTGCCCGTACTCCGGAGTCCTTTATGGATATGCTCAAAGCAGTGAACAAAGCCCGCGCCGGCAATCTGGGGATCAAGGAAATCGTCCACCAGATCACCGGACATTTTGGCGAAGCCAAGGAAAGCCTGCTATCTGTTCAGCGGCTGCGTCCACCAGCCAGCTATGTAACCAATCTGTATTATTGTATCCATGCCTACCTGCTCGTGAACGAAGCAGGACAGCGACAGCCCGTCAAGTTTGAATGGCTGCCCGAGGCTGGTGTACATATGCTGTCTATCAAGGATACAACCTCCCAACCGCCGGATTATCTGGAACGCGAGCTGGATGAGCGTCTGCAGCAGCAGACCGCTGCTTTTCGGCTGAATATTATTCTCGGTGAAGA
It encodes the following:
- a CDS encoding catalase family peroxidase, with protein sequence MHNSHSSSDSASELSRSDRLESRDLDVQAVDEIEKLTGRHPGYRRAHAKGTCYQATFQPSGDAAPWTTAPHLQGPQVEALVRFSESSTDPALADLLSPAKGMAVQFRLPEGQVSNLVAVTVPVFFARTPESFMDMLKAVNKARAGNLGIKEIVHQITGHFGEAKESLLSVQRLRPPASYVTNLYYCIHAYLLVNEAGQRQPVKFEWLPEAGVHMLSIKDTTSQPPDYLERELDERLQQQTAAFRLNIILGEEGDPTDDPTTAWPEDRQRIDAGRLVLTAPVPEPEGLVMDPTVLPPQGMELSDDPILNFRRSAYAESWKRRSSEPMDKMDTEPE